In the genome of Leptospira inadai serovar Lyme str. 10, one region contains:
- a CDS encoding GNAT family N-acetyltransferase has protein sequence MDTHRHEIVFNNYFQLHERFSELSKGDPIRGQTYSFFPNRYSDWLRRIILKTGKLPQNRLLVELPELTLSVGNQLVLSWEEDKEITEALSSLNYTIYESQVGMILPDSKRFVFQEMRSDPSITFRRLTDGGEIQAWLSLVNEAFGSMDESELYRNALSDEAFRFYTAFHHDEMVATALTFQNQESVGLYSVTTSPSYRNRGIAYTLVGKIVAENEFPLPFTLQATKMGKGIYDKLGFLEIGTFRHWRK, from the coding sequence TTGGATACACATCGTCACGAAATCGTTTTTAACAACTATTTCCAATTACACGAACGGTTCTCCGAATTATCGAAAGGCGATCCGATTCGAGGTCAAACGTATTCTTTTTTTCCGAATCGATATTCGGACTGGCTTCGAAGAATTATTTTAAAGACCGGTAAACTTCCGCAAAACAGATTATTGGTCGAGTTACCCGAGCTTACTCTCTCGGTAGGAAATCAACTGGTGCTGAGTTGGGAGGAAGATAAAGAAATAACCGAGGCCTTATCGAGTTTGAATTATACTATATACGAATCTCAAGTCGGGATGATCCTTCCCGATTCGAAGCGGTTTGTATTCCAAGAAATGCGGTCGGATCCGAGTATTACGTTTAGAAGATTAACCGACGGCGGTGAAATACAAGCCTGGTTATCTTTGGTCAACGAGGCCTTTGGATCGATGGACGAAAGCGAATTATATCGAAATGCCTTGTCCGACGAAGCGTTCCGCTTTTATACCGCCTTCCACCACGATGAAATGGTTGCGACCGCCCTTACGTTTCAAAATCAAGAGTCGGTGGGATTGTATTCCGTCACCACTTCTCCATCGTACCGCAATCGCGGAATTGCCTACACTTTAGTAGGAAAGATCGTAGCAGAGAATGAGTTCCCGCTTCCTTTTACTCTTCAAGCGACTAAAATGGGAAAGGGCATCTACGATAAATTAGGATTTCTTGAAATAGGTACGTTTCGTCACTGGCGGAAATAG
- the murB gene encoding UDP-N-acetylmuramate dehydrogenase: MSVPTLAQIRELKEFLSQKRIPFRESVDLSVHCSFKIGGVCPIVVEPEFAEQIQEILRIFSRLEMPWKILGGGTNILISDHPNDLIVLRLSGAFKEYDDLGEGLFRVGAATNTTPIFRQISQKGYTGAEFLSTIPGWTGGAVIQNAGCYGGEFFDLIREVEFIRNSEIIKRTPKEILHGYRFTEFLEKKDSVILSALIQLKRGNLEEIEASLKEKRERRNSSQPQNKKSAGSMFKNPKTFENGVEIKAWQYIDRVGLRGKLVGGAQISPEHCNFIVNVGSAKASDVDTLVKTVQEKVERECGVLLNREVEYFGSVP; encoded by the coding sequence GTGTCCGTTCCGACTTTAGCTCAAATTCGGGAGTTAAAAGAGTTTCTCTCTCAAAAACGAATTCCATTCCGGGAAAGCGTAGACCTCTCCGTACATTGCTCGTTTAAGATCGGTGGTGTATGTCCGATCGTAGTCGAACCCGAATTTGCCGAACAGATCCAGGAAATACTCCGGATTTTTTCCCGTTTGGAAATGCCGTGGAAAATTTTAGGAGGAGGGACGAACATACTGATTTCCGACCATCCTAACGATTTAATCGTATTACGATTAAGCGGGGCGTTTAAGGAATACGACGATCTGGGAGAAGGCTTATTCCGAGTCGGCGCTGCGACAAACACGACCCCCATCTTCCGACAAATTTCGCAGAAAGGATACACAGGCGCCGAGTTTTTGAGTACGATTCCAGGCTGGACGGGGGGAGCAGTGATTCAGAATGCAGGGTGTTACGGAGGGGAATTCTTCGACTTAATTCGGGAGGTTGAATTCATACGTAACTCTGAAATTATTAAACGAACCCCGAAGGAAATTCTCCACGGATACAGATTCACGGAATTTCTGGAAAAAAAGGATTCAGTGATATTATCGGCGCTAATCCAACTGAAACGCGGAAATCTCGAAGAGATAGAGGCTTCCTTGAAGGAAAAGCGGGAGAGACGAAATTCTTCGCAGCCTCAGAATAAAAAGAGCGCGGGTTCCATGTTCAAAAATCCCAAAACCTTCGAAAACGGAGTGGAAATAAAGGCCTGGCAATACATAGATCGAGTAGGACTGAGAGGTAAACTTGTAGGTGGGGCGCAAATTTCTCCGGAACACTGCAATTTTATCGTAAATGTCGGAAGCGCCAAAGCAAGCGACGTGGACACTCTTGTGAAAACGGTTCAGGAAAAAGTGGAACGAGAATGCGGAGTACTTTTGAATAGGGAAGTCGAATATTTTGGATCAGTACCATAG
- a CDS encoding metallophosphoesterase family protein, translated as MKIIYLTDIHDGLRGLKEVLLGTECDLYLFSGDIIYKAFFNPERIIEFVTLQEEMYLITEDQKEEINPYDYATRAVRFPEKYPAAVIEKSHEYRRLFNQASKTMKEKYELIEIIIQKYAKAAVHLLPGNYDIDLQYTALYERDLHRKTFEMDGLKFAGYGGAPIITSGIPEKLAVKFHEYNRNGKSYSEPEDFLNEEKPDVVVIHNPAFGYLDKIPSFGHVGSQGIRRYLDENSPSLVVSGHVHEDQGIIKKGKTIFLNPSNFGPVDSVFGFQPGGFFTEIEIENDLVKNVKLNRLSDHSIRWLLDIDCSGDKLSLIRANPDSEVSAEDFIR; from the coding sequence ATGAAGATAATTTACCTCACGGACATTCATGACGGCCTCCGAGGCCTAAAAGAAGTCTTACTCGGAACCGAGTGTGATTTGTACCTTTTTTCCGGAGACATCATTTACAAGGCTTTCTTCAATCCGGAACGCATTATCGAATTCGTAACCCTCCAAGAAGAGATGTATTTGATCACGGAGGACCAAAAAGAAGAAATTAATCCTTACGATTATGCGACCCGAGCGGTCCGCTTTCCGGAAAAATACCCCGCCGCAGTCATAGAAAAATCGCACGAATACCGAAGACTCTTTAATCAGGCTTCCAAAACGATGAAGGAAAAGTACGAGCTCATCGAAATAATCATACAAAAATACGCGAAAGCCGCCGTTCATCTATTGCCGGGCAACTACGATATCGATCTTCAATATACCGCTCTGTACGAAAGAGACCTACATAGAAAAACGTTCGAAATGGACGGACTAAAATTCGCGGGGTACGGCGGCGCTCCTATCATCACTTCCGGGATTCCGGAAAAATTAGCCGTTAAATTTCACGAATATAATCGAAACGGAAAAAGTTACAGCGAACCGGAGGATTTCCTGAACGAAGAAAAACCGGACGTTGTCGTGATACATAACCCGGCTTTCGGATATTTGGATAAAATTCCGAGTTTTGGGCATGTAGGATCGCAAGGAATTCGCAGGTATTTGGACGAAAATAGCCCGTCTTTAGTGGTTTCCGGCCACGTTCATGAGGATCAAGGAATCATAAAAAAAGGAAAAACGATTTTTCTAAATCCCTCCAATTTTGGTCCCGTGGATTCCGTTTTCGGTTTTCAACCGGGCGGATTCTTTACCGAGATAGAAATAGAAAACGATCTTGTAAAAAACGTAAAATTAAATAGACTATCGGATCACTCTATCCGCTGGCTTCTCGATATCGATTGCTCCGGGGATAAGCTTTCGCTTATCCGGGCCAATCCTGATTCGGAAGTATCGGCGGAAGATTTTATCCGTTAA
- a CDS encoding phosphopantothenoylcysteine decarboxylase has product MNKKDILIAVSGSIAAFRTCELVRNLTKEGYPVSVIMTEHATKFIGPITFEALTGKKVRVDEYEQGMAHIDARNSAAVFAVVPATANIIAKMANGIADDLVTSTYLAANCPVLVAPAMNPNMFLHPSTQRNLRLLQADGVKILDPQEGVVVCGDEGYGKLADVAVIQAKILEAYLKFV; this is encoded by the coding sequence ATGAACAAGAAGGATATCTTGATTGCGGTTTCGGGAAGTATCGCTGCATTCAGAACTTGTGAATTAGTTCGAAATCTAACCAAAGAAGGGTATCCTGTTTCGGTCATTATGACCGAGCACGCGACTAAATTCATCGGTCCGATTACTTTTGAAGCTCTAACGGGAAAGAAAGTCCGGGTAGACGAATATGAACAAGGAATGGCCCATATAGATGCGCGTAATTCGGCCGCAGTATTCGCGGTCGTGCCCGCGACCGCGAACATTATCGCTAAAATGGCAAACGGAATCGCCGATGATCTTGTAACCTCCACGTATCTTGCGGCGAATTGTCCGGTATTGGTGGCTCCCGCTATGAATCCGAATATGTTTCTGCACCCGAGTACGCAAAGAAATTTGCGACTATTGCAGGCAGATGGTGTAAAAATCCTGGATCCTCAGGAAGGTGTCGTCGTTTGCGGTGACGAAGGATACGGAAAGTTGGCCGACGTGGCAGTGATTCAGGCGAAAATCCTGGAAGCATATCTTAAATTCGTATAA
- a CDS encoding NAD(P)H-dependent glycerol-3-phosphate dehydrogenase encodes MQIGVIGSGSFGTSLGALLADKGYEVTLWARNKDLVQEINENHLNEKYLPGIRLPDNLKASPNLEDAVKSKDMIVSAPPSHVITDILREIKAYLPEKAPIVSASKGIENGSLRLVSEIFEAELPGKFHSHLSYLSGPSFAKEIVRRVPTIVSIASKNEATARKVQEIFSFTYFRTYWTPDVIGVEVGGSLKNVIAIAAGVSDGLGFGQNTRAALITRGLTEISRLGVKLGADPLTFLGPSGMGDLILTCCGDASRNRTVGFRLGKGESLESILGGMTEVAEGVKTSKSGYELSKKLGIEMAITTEVYKMLYEHKNPKDVVRDLMSRDLKREGL; translated from the coding sequence ATGCAGATCGGAGTTATCGGGTCGGGAAGTTTTGGAACCTCCCTCGGAGCCTTATTGGCGGATAAAGGTTATGAGGTGACCCTTTGGGCGAGAAACAAAGACTTAGTACAGGAAATCAACGAGAATCATCTAAATGAAAAATACCTGCCTGGAATTCGCCTACCGGATAATCTAAAGGCGAGTCCGAATCTGGAGGATGCCGTAAAAAGCAAGGATATGATCGTGTCCGCTCCTCCTTCCCACGTAATTACCGATATTTTACGGGAAATCAAGGCATACTTACCCGAAAAAGCTCCCATAGTATCCGCGAGTAAGGGAATTGAAAACGGGAGCTTGAGGTTGGTTTCGGAGATTTTCGAAGCCGAATTACCGGGTAAATTTCATAGTCATCTATCGTATCTTTCCGGACCTAGCTTTGCAAAAGAGATCGTAAGAAGAGTTCCCACGATCGTAAGTATCGCTTCAAAAAACGAAGCTACCGCGAGAAAGGTTCAGGAAATTTTCAGTTTTACCTATTTTAGAACCTATTGGACTCCGGATGTAATCGGAGTCGAAGTCGGGGGTTCATTAAAGAATGTGATTGCGATCGCGGCGGGAGTCAGTGACGGGCTTGGGTTCGGGCAAAATACCAGGGCAGCCTTAATTACGAGAGGGCTGACTGAAATTTCGAGATTAGGGGTCAAGCTTGGAGCGGATCCGTTAACATTTTTGGGTCCATCCGGCATGGGCGATCTAATTTTGACATGTTGCGGGGACGCATCTCGGAATCGGACGGTCGGTTTTCGGTTAGGAAAAGGAGAAAGTCTAGAATCCATTCTGGGTGGAATGACCGAAGTGGCGGAAGGCGTTAAAACTTCCAAAAGCGGATACGAGTTATCAAAGAAGCTAGGGATTGAAATGGCGATTACGACCGAAGTATATAAAATGCTTTACGAGCATAAGAATCCGAAGGATGTTGTTAGGGACCTCATGAGCCGAGATCTCAAGAGAGAAGGACTCTGA
- a CDS encoding SDR family NAD(P)-dependent oxidoreductase has translation MNKQNWKDRFGGAALITGASGGLGEAFARRLAAKGLDLVLVARRKEELERVAKELRSNYGSKVEIIAQDLSVEDAAEKVSAVTDQLRIPIGLLINNAGFGTYGYFEELDSGYETKMVDLNCRTPVAFTGKFLPAMKKRGKGGLVFLASIAAYQPTPFFATYGATKAFNLLFGEALWAELKGTGVQVLSLSPGYTKTKFQENAGYNGTGPFGVWSTPEEVVDRCLSKLGDGPSTIPGFLNRLLVQSIRFTPRSIAALASYAISKPR, from the coding sequence ATGAATAAACAGAATTGGAAGGATCGTTTTGGCGGGGCTGCCTTAATTACCGGAGCGTCAGGCGGTTTAGGAGAAGCGTTTGCAAGGAGACTTGCCGCAAAAGGACTGGACTTAGTGCTTGTCGCCCGCAGGAAAGAAGAATTGGAAAGAGTGGCCAAGGAGCTCAGGTCAAACTATGGGAGTAAGGTTGAAATCATTGCACAGGATTTGAGCGTAGAGGACGCGGCGGAAAAAGTATCCGCTGTGACGGATCAACTTAGGATTCCGATCGGATTATTAATTAATAATGCCGGATTCGGAACATACGGATATTTTGAAGAGCTCGATTCCGGTTACGAAACCAAAATGGTTGATTTAAACTGTAGAACGCCGGTGGCATTTACCGGAAAATTTCTCCCGGCCATGAAAAAGCGCGGTAAGGGCGGCTTAGTTTTTCTCGCTAGCATTGCAGCCTATCAACCGACACCTTTCTTTGCTACATACGGAGCGACAAAAGCATTTAATTTACTTTTTGGGGAGGCTCTTTGGGCAGAACTAAAGGGAACCGGAGTTCAGGTATTATCATTATCTCCCGGATACACGAAAACAAAATTTCAAGAGAATGCAGGTTATAATGGAACCGGACCTTTTGGAGTCTGGTCAACTCCTGAGGAAGTTGTGGATCGGTGCCTCTCCAAATTGGGAGACGGCCCATCTACAATTCCCGGGTTTTTGAATCGGCTGCTCGTTCAGTCCATCCGTTTTACTCCGAGAAGCATTGCTGCATTAGCGAGTTACGCAATCAGCAAACCTCGTTGA
- a CDS encoding tetratricopeptide repeat protein, which yields MNLPQKSEYVLLVGEYLLVNKDSVKFSTLMNLIRQEKDLGLAEVLLSYFQDIYFSRKGTGEKILKLWNPPNNNAYSRQLTDSVRNVLLHKKSPEKIKCSVKNEYYSLCRTLRLGAYFSDFKQGESDYGREYTNLHRVIAPFTEESELRHIPFLGHYLPGVSDYLAELGLSKDAVHFSKIGIVTENLGGRMVSHSYEKLAYYYLIDGDFASAEKVLKYILDRQGELAPAYKNSIYLKLGALSYLSGDNAKALDYYLNLDFLDWSTRISHPFLGEPISINSARDLVSVAVWKSKNSFKAVDALNSVSTPKNLTEDDLFTRLRIIQILFEDEPDVASKMAMDLSFLAQSKGWRRVEYSATLLHGFLQLKTNNLRKAIIEFTKAYGILKDTDPSYREEWIRLNGLFLSHRESPNIRGVKGFLDQAMKIAAAGYADDKIYEIKNYLPLAYGTKNLETTAIDFYTRHGYFNDLLSLMIHSETNSDLAEEGSPSELSLIRTHNRILKYKGFYPPGREPWKSSWSEIRSKETVRAREDFDPFKNANLKKVAHPVLALFQKEKKLYLFSKDTDHSSEIEVKELNTDNVSSYSAQSALRTAIETFSKKDKVQVYLNLVGVEAVEYLKREYPNTDIQLFRRFDKRDEGDVAKKILGPSCGEPFPKASVEGDGHLQWHSFTPQYFDGVRLLPGKSAMLVWNLGAYGKSPGGLKDYEWSCGKSSVSFRKLKRRIDFRNLPDRILFTKDSLNGSGWTDKSEDFLDWTRFWLSAGTHRMYYIPNWDPSSQSDISLAEKFAHETGDSVFGPKVLKLVRHLE from the coding sequence TTGAATTTACCTCAAAAATCGGAATACGTACTTCTAGTGGGGGAGTATCTATTAGTAAATAAGGATTCCGTTAAGTTCTCCACTTTGATGAATTTAATTCGTCAGGAAAAAGATCTGGGCCTTGCGGAAGTTCTCCTGTCTTATTTTCAAGATATCTATTTTTCTCGTAAAGGAACCGGGGAAAAAATCCTAAAACTTTGGAATCCGCCTAATAATAACGCCTATTCAAGGCAACTAACGGATTCCGTACGGAACGTTCTTCTGCATAAGAAATCTCCGGAAAAAATAAAATGTTCCGTCAAGAATGAATACTATTCGCTATGCAGAACGCTAAGACTCGGAGCATATTTCTCCGATTTCAAGCAGGGGGAAAGCGACTACGGAAGAGAATATACGAACCTACATCGGGTAATCGCTCCCTTTACGGAAGAATCGGAACTGAGACATATTCCGTTTCTTGGTCATTATCTACCGGGGGTTTCCGATTATTTAGCGGAGCTAGGTTTGTCCAAAGATGCGGTTCACTTTAGCAAAATCGGAATCGTAACCGAAAATTTGGGCGGTCGAATGGTTTCACATTCTTATGAAAAACTCGCCTATTATTACCTAATCGACGGTGATTTTGCCTCCGCTGAGAAAGTTTTGAAATACATTTTGGACCGACAAGGTGAATTGGCTCCAGCGTATAAAAATTCAATTTATTTAAAGTTGGGTGCTCTTTCCTACTTATCCGGCGATAATGCAAAAGCTCTCGATTATTACCTGAACCTAGACTTCTTGGACTGGTCTACTCGGATTTCGCATCCGTTTCTGGGCGAGCCGATTTCGATTAATAGCGCCCGTGATTTGGTTTCGGTGGCAGTATGGAAATCCAAAAATTCCTTTAAAGCGGTGGACGCTCTCAATTCCGTAAGCACTCCCAAGAATTTAACCGAGGACGATCTATTTACCCGCCTTCGGATCATTCAAATACTGTTTGAAGACGAGCCGGATGTGGCCTCGAAAATGGCGATGGATCTAAGCTTTCTCGCACAGAGCAAAGGCTGGAGAAGAGTGGAATATTCGGCCACTCTCTTACACGGATTTCTTCAATTAAAAACCAATAATCTACGAAAAGCGATCATTGAATTTACGAAGGCCTACGGCATTCTGAAAGATACGGACCCGTCTTATCGCGAGGAATGGATTCGCTTAAACGGTCTTTTTCTATCTCACCGTGAATCCCCAAATATACGCGGGGTTAAAGGATTTTTAGATCAGGCGATGAAAATCGCAGCGGCGGGGTATGCCGACGATAAGATTTATGAAATTAAGAATTATCTTCCGCTTGCCTATGGAACGAAAAACCTGGAAACGACGGCGATAGATTTTTATACGAGACATGGATATTTTAATGATTTATTGTCGCTAATGATCCATTCCGAAACCAATTCCGATCTGGCGGAAGAAGGATCTCCTTCCGAACTTTCTTTAATACGAACACATAATAGAATTTTAAAGTACAAAGGGTTTTATCCGCCTGGACGAGAGCCGTGGAAATCCAGTTGGTCCGAAATTCGTTCCAAGGAAACGGTACGAGCTCGGGAGGATTTCGATCCGTTTAAGAACGCGAATTTAAAAAAAGTCGCCCATCCGGTTTTGGCTTTATTTCAAAAAGAGAAGAAATTGTACCTCTTTTCTAAAGACACCGACCATTCGTCCGAAATCGAAGTGAAAGAGTTGAATACGGACAACGTTTCAAGTTATTCGGCTCAGTCTGCACTCCGAACGGCAATCGAGACATTTTCGAAAAAAGACAAAGTACAAGTGTATCTGAATCTTGTCGGAGTGGAGGCCGTGGAGTACTTAAAGCGGGAATATCCTAACACCGACATTCAATTATTTCGCAGATTCGATAAACGGGACGAAGGTGATGTTGCGAAAAAAATACTCGGCCCTTCCTGCGGGGAACCGTTTCCGAAAGCCTCCGTGGAAGGCGACGGTCATCTTCAATGGCATTCCTTTACGCCTCAATATTTCGACGGGGTCCGATTGCTTCCCGGAAAATCAGCGATGCTAGTTTGGAATCTAGGGGCCTATGGAAAATCGCCAGGCGGGTTAAAGGATTACGAATGGTCTTGTGGCAAGAGTTCTGTTTCCTTTCGGAAGCTAAAAAGAAGAATCGATTTTCGAAATTTACCGGATCGAATTTTATTTACGAAGGACTCCTTAAACGGAAGCGGTTGGACCGATAAATCCGAGGATTTCCTAGATTGGACTCGCTTCTGGCTTTCCGCAGGAACACATAGAATGTATTATATTCCGAATTGGGATCCGAGTTCCCAATCCGACATAAGTTTAGCGGAAAAATTCGCACATGAAACGGGAGATTCCGTCTTCGGCCCGAAAGTTTTGAAACTCGTTCGACATTTGGAATAA
- a CDS encoding hemolysin family protein, protein MDAIGFFVILILIFANGFFVSAEFALVSIRPSRLEEMIRDNRPLALLTKKAASMLNDMLSVCQVGITIASLLLGWVGEGYLSGWIELIFRFVGYSASELTVHGFAVALSFALITFLHILLGELLPKTIAIQKTEQIALLTSVPIFFFYYLFYPITFFLNGMTSLILKSIGFKEDAHRIIHSPEELMILIQEQNRQGTIDKEEFQIIQNTFQFSEHLSKDVMTHRLSIVGVPADMSMEAVLSVIAEHHFSRYPVYEGTTDKIIGIIHVQAFLAWLSSPKRNKKAKVTNIMQSPVFVPENMSIEKVLQKLRSANQHMAIVIDEYGGVSGLLTLEDIIEEVFGQIRDETDDHETDPVPSDIPDAFDIDGETELDELKEILTGIEEETLSDIRTIAGFILDKLEDMPKEGTEVLIPEGKLRVEKMDGNKIMTVRFTRQSQPSSFAI, encoded by the coding sequence ATGGACGCGATCGGCTTTTTCGTAATTCTCATTCTTATTTTTGCCAACGGCTTTTTTGTGTCCGCCGAATTCGCGCTAGTTTCGATTCGGCCTTCCCGTTTGGAAGAGATGATTCGAGATAATCGTCCGCTCGCACTGCTTACTAAAAAAGCGGCCTCGATGTTAAACGACATGCTTTCCGTCTGCCAAGTCGGCATCACGATTGCAAGCCTTCTATTAGGATGGGTGGGAGAAGGGTATTTGTCCGGATGGATCGAACTAATTTTTCGGTTCGTCGGATATTCGGCTTCGGAATTGACCGTTCACGGCTTCGCAGTCGCGCTCTCGTTCGCGTTAATTACGTTTTTGCATATTCTTTTGGGTGAATTGCTCCCGAAAACGATTGCAATCCAGAAAACGGAACAGATTGCATTGCTGACAAGCGTTCCTATTTTCTTTTTCTATTACCTTTTTTATCCAATTACGTTTTTCTTAAATGGAATGACGTCTCTGATTTTAAAATCGATCGGATTTAAAGAGGATGCTCATCGAATCATCCATTCTCCCGAAGAATTGATGATTTTAATTCAGGAGCAGAATCGTCAAGGGACGATCGATAAGGAAGAATTTCAGATCATCCAAAATACTTTCCAGTTTTCGGAACATCTATCTAAGGACGTTATGACTCACCGATTGAGTATCGTGGGAGTGCCTGCCGATATGTCCATGGAAGCGGTCTTATCGGTAATCGCGGAACATCACTTTTCTAGATACCCAGTTTATGAAGGAACAACGGACAAGATCATCGGAATCATTCATGTGCAGGCATTTCTCGCATGGCTTTCTTCCCCTAAAAGAAATAAGAAAGCGAAAGTAACGAATATCATGCAATCTCCCGTATTCGTGCCCGAGAATATGTCGATCGAAAAGGTGCTGCAGAAATTAAGAAGTGCGAATCAGCATATGGCTATCGTTATAGACGAGTACGGGGGAGTGTCCGGATTGCTGACCCTCGAAGACATCATAGAGGAAGTTTTCGGCCAGATAAGGGACGAAACCGACGATCATGAAACGGACCCCGTGCCTAGCGATATTCCCGACGCGTTCGATATCGATGGCGAGACCGAATTGGACGAGCTGAAAGAGATACTAACCGGTATCGAAGAAGAAACGCTTAGCGACATAAGAACCATCGCGGGGTTTATCCTGGATAAATTGGAAGATATGCCTAAAGAAGGGACGGAAGTTCTGATTCCGGAAGGTAAATTGAGAGTAGAGAAGATGGACGGAAATAAGATTATGACTGTTCGCTTCACTCGACAATCGCAGCCTTCCTCCTTCGCGATTTAG
- a CDS encoding phosphopantothenoylcysteine decarboxylase, which yields MNIQKIVISSGSTREWIDPVRFISNASSGKMGFCIAESASDWSNNVVYIRGLTQPEYSNPKGARVISVETTSQMQQAILTEMASDTVLIMAAAPADFRPLTISEAKIKKEDGTEIISLELAKNPDILASVSAKATIEKYTNTHLVGFSAETHKLEEHAIGKLRRKNLDYIVGNYVSKEDKGFGDRDTSVIIFGKDGSKKEIGPASKQEIAKRLIEYLRSR from the coding sequence ATGAATATTCAGAAAATTGTAATTAGTTCCGGATCGACCAGGGAATGGATCGATCCTGTCCGATTTATATCCAACGCTTCGTCGGGAAAGATGGGTTTTTGTATTGCGGAATCCGCATCGGATTGGTCGAATAATGTGGTTTATATTCGAGGCCTGACTCAGCCGGAATATTCGAATCCTAAAGGCGCTCGCGTAATATCCGTCGAAACCACTTCCCAGATGCAACAAGCGATACTTACCGAAATGGCATCCGATACCGTTTTAATTATGGCCGCAGCGCCTGCAGATTTTCGCCCACTCACTATCAGCGAGGCTAAAATTAAAAAGGAAGACGGAACTGAAATTATCTCTCTGGAATTAGCCAAGAACCCCGATATTTTGGCTTCAGTCAGCGCCAAGGCGACTATTGAGAAGTATACGAATACTCACTTGGTCGGTTTCTCCGCGGAAACCCATAAACTTGAGGAGCATGCAATCGGAAAATTGAGGCGTAAAAATTTGGATTACATAGTCGGAAATTATGTAAGTAAAGAGGATAAGGGTTTTGGTGACCGCGATACCAGCGTCATTATTTTCGGAAAAGACGGATCGAAAAAAGAGATCGGTCCCGCATCAAAGCAAGAAATAGCTAAACGACTTATAGAGTATCTGAGAAGTCGTTAA
- a CDS encoding TetR/AcrR family transcriptional regulator, translating into MAVRDPEDKKERILGSALRLFTERGFAATPMPELAKEAGIGAGTIYRYYKSKEELVNELYRFWKLKFHDALQKGLPKNASTKERFFHLWKALGNFYREYPESFEFLELHSHSPYLDEESRKVTSETMQHLAAFLEDAKSRGEVRTELGSMELVSLCYGAFVGMVKLAKGGFVKLDKKALLRAGEILWRGIAS; encoded by the coding sequence ATGGCGGTTAGAGATCCGGAGGATAAAAAAGAAAGAATTCTCGGTTCAGCTCTACGCCTCTTTACGGAAAGGGGTTTTGCGGCAACACCGATGCCCGAGCTCGCAAAGGAAGCGGGAATCGGAGCGGGAACAATATATCGTTACTATAAAAGCAAAGAAGAACTCGTAAACGAGTTATATCGTTTTTGGAAATTAAAATTTCATGATGCGTTACAAAAGGGGCTCCCTAAGAATGCATCGACAAAAGAACGATTCTTTCATTTATGGAAGGCTTTGGGAAATTTTTATCGAGAGTATCCGGAATCGTTCGAATTTTTAGAATTGCATTCGCATTCTCCCTATCTGGATGAGGAAAGCAGGAAAGTCACTTCCGAAACGATGCAGCATTTGGCCGCATTCCTTGAGGACGCGAAATCTCGCGGAGAAGTTCGAACCGAACTGGGTTCTATGGAATTGGTATCTCTATGTTACGGCGCGTTTGTAGGAATGGTGAAGCTCGCAAAAGGAGGATTCGTCAAATTAGATAAAAAAGCTTTGCTTCGTGCCGGAGAAATCCTTTGGAGAGGGATCGCGTCCTAG